The DNA segment GAAACCAGCCGACCAGCGCCGAAGCGTATCGTGCGCCCGTGCGAATGGCAGCTTGTCAGTGCCGTTCAAGCCCTGGAAACACAGATGGGCTCCGTTGAGGCTTACAACCGGCTGTGCGATGCGGCGCGGAACCTGAAGCAGAAGATAGACGCCGGCCAGGGCCATGCCCAGCACGCGATGTGGGCAACCGACCCGAAGTGGATTTATCCCGCAGGAGGGGAATGAGATGAGCGCCATGACTGAGAGCGCAGAGCGGCTGGAGCGCGAGGCTTTTGAGGCTTGGTTTGAAAGTTGGCGTCGCAGCACTTGGCGGCCGCTTCCGTCTGATCCTCGCATTGAGTGCCCGGCGCATTGGAACACTGCCGCAAGGTGGCATATGGAGATTGCATGGAAAGCCGCACGCCGAGCCCCAGCGGAGGCCAGGTCATCGGAGATAGAGAGCATGCTGGAACAGCCCGTACGCTTCGATTTTGAAGGTTTCCAGCGATCGTTATCAGCTACGGTCGTGGCGCGGAATTTGACGTGGAAGCAGGTCGCCGAGGAAACGGGGGTAAGCCAGACGACGTTAAGTCGGATAGCTCACGGACGGAAGCCTGATGGTCCTAGCCTCGCGGTGTTGATGTACTGGGCCAATCTGCCGTTGTGCGATTTGGTCAGTCTACCCGCCCCGAATATGGCGGGGGCATACGACCGGGAGGCTCAAGGGAGCCGGATGACTCGTATGCCCCAATATCAATTCAACGAAGACTGGGCGAAGCGCATGGGTGCTCATACGCCTCTTACCGAATGTTCGGTTCTAAGCTACGTGAATACACTTCTCGCCCAAGGGTTGGTACCCGCCTCGCGGCCGGCGTGCGCAGCCTGCGGAGGCAATGATGGCGACATTCCTTGCGCATACCCGGATGGCACGCATCGCAGTTGTCTCCGCGCTGAGCAGCATATCGCGGTAGAGCGTGGCGGCGATATTGCGGCTGGCCTGTTCCTGCGCACCAAAGGCAGCGGCTGGAAGGAAGTGCAAAAGACCTTCGCCGGGCAGCCGGACGTGGTGACTCTGTATCACGCGGCGGGTTGGCCGAGCGCTACTGAGGCGCAACCCAGCGCCACAATGCGCGGCTCGCAGATCCCAGCCGGCCTCCAACACGGCGCGGGAGCCTATGCGCGCTGCTCGTACTGTGGTCGGTACTCAGACAACCCCAAATCCCTGTCGCGTGAGAGTTTTCCTTGCGACTGTGGGGAAACGCACGGCTGGTGCGGCTCGTTTGTGAAGCCCAACGCCGAATCGAAGTGGAGCGAGGCGGGCATCATGGCGCGCCCCGCAATTGCCAAAGGAGAAGCAGAGTGAAGAAAACCGCTGTGGTTTCCGAGTGCGGCACTTACCGCTACCGGCTCGGCCGGCGCTGGGACGATGGCCCGGCTATGCTGTTCGTGATGCTCAACCCATCAACGGCAGATGCCGAGCAGGACGATCCGACCATCCGAAAATGCATCGGGTTTGCCACGAGGAAAGGGTTTGGCGCTGTCGAGGTGGTCAACCTGTTCGGGTACCGCGCGACCAACCCCGCCGACCTGAAGGCGGCCGGCTATGACAGCGGGCCCGAAAACC comes from the Cupriavidus basilensis genome and includes:
- a CDS encoding DUF1643 domain-containing protein, with product MKKTAVVSECGTYRYRLGRRWDDGPAMLFVMLNPSTADAEQDDPTIRKCIGFATRKGFGAVEVVNLFGYRATNPADLKAAGYDSGPENQRAITDAVRESIDEGGAIVLAWGANARGLAAPVVVQGIVRGMGAKAHALRLLDDGTPAHPLMLPYSCELVEVAGAGAMVE
- a CDS encoding helix-turn-helix domain-containing protein, with the translated sequence MLEQPVRFDFEGFQRSLSATVVARNLTWKQVAEETGVSQTTLSRIAHGRKPDGPSLAVLMYWANLPLCDLVSLPAPNMAGAYDREAQGSRMTRMPQYQFNEDWAKRMGAHTPLTECSVLSYVNTLLAQGLVPASRPACAACGGNDGDIPCAYPDGTHRSCLRAEQHIAVERGGDIAAGLFLRTKGSGWKEVQKTFAGQPDVVTLYHAAGWPSATEAQPSATMRGSQIPAGLQHGAGAYARCSYCGRYSDNPKSLSRESFPCDCGETHGWCGSFVKPNAESKWSEAGIMARPAIAKGEAE